The following proteins come from a genomic window of Candidatus Methanoperedens sp.:
- a CDS encoding YfcE family phosphodiesterase: MKISILSDTHIKPGQSLLSQLPGELISIIRCSSIIIHAGDFETLECYNELRGLGKLIAVHGDMDSPLLVDFLPERRVIKVEGVRVGIIHKGQLTSESTDGLRYLAKEMNVDVLIFGHFHHPIVEKTDVLLISPGSATVPGIAEPSAIELEIIKNTVKGKIIRCTDNACSYFEYEKR, from the coding sequence ATGAAAATCTCCATCCTGTCGGATACGCATATCAAGCCCGGACAGTCCCTGCTCTCACAGCTTCCCGGGGAACTGATCTCTATCATCAGGTGCTCAAGCATCATCATCCATGCAGGGGATTTTGAAACCCTTGAATGCTACAACGAACTTCGCGGTCTGGGGAAACTTATAGCGGTCCATGGAGACATGGACAGTCCCCTTCTCGTGGATTTCCTCCCGGAGCGCAGGGTCATAAAAGTGGAAGGTGTAAGAGTCGGCATCATACACAAAGGGCAGCTGACCTCCGAGAGTACTGACGGGCTCCGGTACCTTGCAAAAGAGATGAACGTTGACGTTCTGATATTCGGGCATTTCCACCACCCCATTGTTGAAAAAACCGATGTTCTTCTCATTTCGCCAGGCAGCGCCACAGTCCCGGGAATAGCGGAACCAAGCGCTATCGAGCTTGAAATAATAAAAAATACTGTAAAAGGCAAAATAATCAGATGCACCGATAATGCCTGCAGTTATTTCGAATACGAGAAGCGCTAA
- a CDS encoding pyridoxal phosphate-dependent aminotransferase has product MFMFSERVKSIDISGIRKMFEGAGPNAINLGLGQPDFDTPEHIKKAAIEAINAGFTGYTANLGIPELRVALCRKFESENHFTITPDEVIVTSGASEGLHLALQALVDRGDEVLVPDPGFLSYLALTKLAGGKVVGVPLGKELTIKPGTLNELITSKTRALILNSPSNPTGSVQTRQEIKALVEIAEDNDIIIISDEVYEHFIYEGEHVSPAQFSDNVITINAVSKTYAMTGWRIGYVAARKEYTEQMLKVHQYIQACANSIAQKAALAAIEGPQDCVAQMRESFRVRRDILLNGFCEMGIKCVKPQGAFYAFPEVEDEDAPQKLLKEGVIVVPGSAFGENGKGHIRISYATSEGNLRRAIGVMERVLR; this is encoded by the coding sequence ATGTTCATGTTTTCTGAAAGGGTGAAGAGCATTGACATCTCAGGAATCCGCAAGATGTTCGAAGGTGCGGGACCGAACGCCATCAATCTTGGCCTCGGACAGCCCGACTTCGATACACCGGAGCATATTAAAAAGGCGGCCATAGAGGCTATCAATGCGGGTTTCACGGGATATACGGCAAATCTCGGGATCCCGGAATTGCGCGTTGCCCTGTGCAGGAAGTTTGAATCGGAAAATCATTTTACAATAACCCCGGATGAAGTAATCGTTACCTCGGGGGCATCCGAAGGTCTTCATCTCGCTCTTCAGGCACTTGTAGACCGCGGTGATGAGGTCCTGGTCCCGGATCCCGGTTTTTTGTCTTACCTTGCCCTTACGAAGCTTGCAGGAGGCAAGGTCGTGGGAGTCCCTCTTGGGAAAGAACTCACAATTAAGCCCGGCACCTTAAATGAACTCATTACTTCAAAAACACGTGCACTTATATTGAATTCGCCTTCTAATCCCACCGGGAGTGTCCAGACAAGACAGGAGATCAAGGCACTGGTGGAGATTGCAGAAGATAATGATATAATAATTATCTCGGATGAAGTTTATGAGCATTTTATTTATGAAGGGGAGCACGTAAGCCCGGCGCAGTTCTCGGATAATGTCATCACTATCAATGCGGTTTCAAAGACTTATGCCATGACAGGCTGGCGCATAGGATACGTAGCAGCCCGGAAGGAATATACCGAACAGATGCTCAAGGTGCACCAGTACATCCAGGCCTGCGCAAACTCAATCGCGCAAAAGGCGGCGCTGGCCGCGATCGAAGGTCCGCAGGATTGCGTGGCACAGATGCGGGAAAGTTTCAGGGTAAGAAGGGATATCCTTCTTAATGGATTCTGTGAGATGGGTATAAAGTGTGTGAAGCCGCAGGGGGCATTCTATGCGTTCCCCGAAGTCGAGGATGAAGATGCGCCGCAGAAGTTGCTGAAAGAAGGAGTTATTGTTGTCCCAGGTTCAGCTTTTGGAGAGAATGGGAAAGGGCATATAAGGATCTCATATGCGACTTCTGAAGGGAATTTGAGGAGGGCGATTGGGGTGATGGAGAGGGTGCTTAGGTGA
- the afpA gene encoding archaeoflavoprotein AfpA, whose amino-acid sequence MTLKIAWGITGCGDYLKESIEIMEELTKEHSLEVKVFLSQAGEMVVKWYKLYNDLKTSFPKTYTEKSPNVPFLAGDLQLHKYDFMLIMPSTSNTVGKIAAGISDTLLSSSAAQAMKAKVPVYIFPADQKSGEITTDLPGGKKLTLTMRDVDLDAVDKLRKMPGITVLGHPDEIRDIIKRHIESKK is encoded by the coding sequence ATGACTTTGAAGATCGCATGGGGAATCACGGGCTGCGGGGACTATCTCAAAGAGAGTATCGAGATAATGGAAGAGCTTACTAAAGAACACAGCCTCGAAGTAAAGGTATTTCTCTCGCAGGCTGGCGAGATGGTGGTGAAATGGTACAAGTTGTACAATGACCTGAAAACCAGTTTCCCCAAAACCTACACTGAAAAATCGCCAAATGTTCCGTTCCTCGCAGGGGATCTGCAGCTCCATAAATACGATTTTATGCTGATCATGCCCTCCACATCCAACACTGTCGGGAAAATCGCGGCCGGGATATCCGACACGCTGCTATCCAGTTCAGCAGCGCAGGCCATGAAAGCGAAAGTGCCTGTCTACATTTTCCCTGCCGACCAGAAAAGCGGTGAGATCACCACGGATCTGCCAGGCGGCAAGAAGCTGACTCTGACAATGAGAGATGTTGACCTCGATGCTGTTGATAAGCTTCGAAAAATGCCGGGTATCACTGTGCTGGGACACCCGGATGAGATAAGGGATATCATAAAAAGGCATATCGAAAGCAAAAAATAA
- the tpiA gene encoding triose-phosphate isomerase encodes MRKPLIVLNFKTYTEGIGEKAVRITRYCEEVSDESGIEIIVCPQVPDLYRVASSVKIPVFAQHIDGVGAGSYTGHITAECVKSAGARGTLINHSERRLLLSDIDSALHCAKKAGLNTIVCTNNVSVTTAAATLAPDFVAIEPPELIGSGIPVSKADPDIVSGSVMAVKKIAPDVDVLCGAGISKGEDVAAALELGTCGVLLASGVIKAKDPKAALLDLVGKI; translated from the coding sequence ATGAGAAAGCCGCTGATAGTGCTGAACTTCAAAACCTATACCGAAGGTATCGGCGAGAAAGCTGTGAGAATCACCCGTTATTGCGAGGAAGTTAGCGATGAATCAGGTATTGAAATCATCGTCTGCCCGCAGGTACCCGATTTATATAGAGTGGCATCTTCAGTCAAAATCCCGGTTTTTGCCCAGCATATCGATGGCGTGGGAGCGGGGAGCTACACCGGCCACATCACTGCTGAATGCGTCAAATCTGCAGGAGCCCGTGGCACGCTTATAAATCACTCGGAACGGCGTCTCCTGCTATCAGATATCGATTCAGCGCTCCATTGCGCAAAAAAAGCAGGATTGAATACCATCGTGTGCACGAACAATGTTTCTGTTACCACAGCAGCAGCGACATTGGCGCCTGATTTTGTTGCGATTGAGCCTCCCGAGCTAATAGGTTCGGGTATTCCTGTTTCAAAGGCCGACCCTGACATAGTAAGCGGGTCTGTCATGGCAGTAAAAAAAATAGCTCCAGATGTTGACGTTCTCTGCGGTGCCGGCATTTCAAAAGGAGAAGATGTTGCAGCTGCTCTGGAACTCGGGACATGCGGCGTGCTTCTGGCTTCCGGAGTTATCAAGGCAAAAGACCCAAAGGCCGCGCTTCTTGACCTTGTGGGAAAGATATAG
- the mtnP gene encoding S-methyl-5'-thioadenosine phosphorylase → MHADIAIIGGSGVYDTSMLDNVKVVGLDTPYGKPSDSITIGSFGEINVAFLPRHGKGHMISPSKLNSRANILALKKLGVKRIISASAVGSLKLEHKPLDIVIPDQIFDRTRIRESTFFEDGIVVHIGFADPFCPEMSSLLGDITEQLGYSVHRKGTYVCMEGPQFSTRAESRVYQQLGFDIIGMTALPEAKLAREAEICYSMLATVTDYDVWHEEDVTIETVIANVVKNEEAVRNIIKEAIPRISLERNCICANALSGAILTASNKIPVGTKKKLSDLIGKYIK, encoded by the coding sequence ATGCATGCAGATATTGCAATAATTGGGGGCAGCGGCGTTTATGATACCTCTATGCTCGATAATGTGAAGGTTGTTGGGCTTGATACTCCTTATGGTAAACCATCTGATTCCATCACAATAGGCTCCTTTGGGGAAATTAATGTCGCCTTTCTCCCCAGGCATGGCAAAGGGCACATGATTTCCCCGAGCAAACTGAATTCACGTGCGAACATACTCGCCCTGAAAAAACTCGGAGTGAAGAGGATAATCTCAGCATCAGCGGTCGGAAGCCTGAAGCTTGAACATAAACCCCTTGACATCGTGATACCGGACCAGATTTTCGACAGGACAAGGATCCGTGAGAGTACGTTCTTTGAGGACGGCATCGTTGTCCATATAGGTTTTGCTGACCCGTTCTGTCCTGAGATGTCATCTTTACTTGGCGACATAACTGAGCAACTGGGATACAGTGTTCATAGGAAGGGAACTTACGTTTGTATGGAAGGACCGCAGTTTTCCACGCGCGCTGAATCAAGAGTCTACCAGCAACTGGGATTTGACATCATCGGCATGACAGCGCTTCCTGAGGCTAAACTTGCGCGTGAGGCAGAGATATGTTACAGCATGCTTGCGACAGTTACTGATTATGACGTCTGGCACGAAGAGGATGTCACGATTGAAACGGTGATAGCCAATGTTGTGAAAAACGAGGAAGCTGTTCGCAATATCATCAAAGAGGCTATCCCGAGGATTTCCCTCGAGAGAAACTGCATCTGCGCTAATGCGTTATCCGGCGCGATATTAACTGCCTCTAATAAGATACCTGTCGGGACCAAAAAGAAGCTCTCGGACCTGATAGGGAAATATATAAAGTAG
- a CDS encoding phosphoribosyltransferase, with protein MVLPDKFKCVITNWDYIYDLCRHVSDEVKRSGYKPDTIIALARGGWFAGRVLCDFLGLNDLTSLKIEHYVGTASAGSGPAIRYPLADNAVAGKKVLIVDDITDTGKSIVHAKEYVERQNPAEVRTAVLQYLYTSDVKPDYCGEVVQEWAWIVYPWNFIEDMIDIISRLMAKEKKDEWTIEKIRSGLLKYHNIDPISYEIAQPNRMDEILEEMTCRGIVKAKSVSGEKTWKYEGA; from the coding sequence ATGGTGCTTCCTGATAAATTCAAATGTGTTATAACCAACTGGGATTATATCTATGACCTGTGCAGGCATGTATCAGACGAAGTAAAAAGATCGGGGTATAAACCCGATACAATAATCGCGCTGGCACGGGGAGGTTGGTTTGCAGGAAGGGTGCTCTGCGATTTCCTTGGGCTCAATGACCTGACAAGCCTTAAGATCGAACATTACGTGGGCACCGCATCGGCGGGGAGCGGCCCGGCTATCAGGTATCCTCTGGCTGACAATGCTGTGGCAGGAAAGAAAGTACTCATTGTGGATGATATCACGGATACGGGAAAAAGCATCGTTCATGCGAAAGAGTATGTCGAGAGGCAGAACCCGGCGGAAGTCAGAACAGCAGTGCTTCAATACCTTTACACCTCTGATGTCAAGCCGGATTATTGCGGGGAAGTTGTACAGGAATGGGCATGGATCGTATACCCATGGAATTTTATCGAGGATATGATCGATATAATCTCACGGCTTATGGCCAAAGAAAAAAAGGATGAATGGACAATTGAGAAAATAAGATCGGGATTGTTGAAATACCATAATATCGATCCCATAAGCTATGAGATAGCTCAGCCGAATCGGATGGATGAGATACTCGAAGAAATGACCTGCAGGGGAATAGTCAAAGCAAAATCAGTTTCGGGTGAAAAAACGTGGAAATACGAAGGAGCGTGA
- a CDS encoding circadian clock protein KaiC, translated as MAEKKQAKTETMDTQRVPTGIPGFDDLCGGGLLRNRTYLISGAAGAGKTIFGLQYLYNGITKYGENGIFIATEERPEQVRENVRQFGWDFEALEDEGKLAILDACSTKIGIPSHEKYVDVRPFDMRSMLDQIIAIQEDIDAKRALVDGTTSIGFYLQDPAKIRVELLKLSTTLEILGLTSLMTCEIIDETQASRFGVETFVTEGTILMYYKRADAVRVRSVEIFKMRGTNHSQNIHPYDITSTGIVVHPREEVYAP; from the coding sequence ATGGCTGAAAAAAAGCAGGCAAAAACTGAAACAATGGACACACAACGCGTCCCAACGGGAATTCCTGGTTTTGATGATTTATGCGGTGGCGGACTGCTGCGGAACCGGACCTATCTTATATCCGGGGCAGCGGGCGCAGGTAAGACCATATTCGGGCTCCAGTATCTCTACAACGGCATTACGAAATACGGCGAAAATGGCATCTTTATAGCGACAGAAGAGCGCCCGGAACAGGTCAGAGAGAATGTGAGACAGTTCGGATGGGATTTTGAAGCCCTCGAGGATGAAGGAAAACTAGCTATCCTCGATGCCTGTTCTACTAAGATCGGCATTCCTTCACATGAAAAGTATGTTGATGTAAGACCCTTTGATATGCGTTCGATGCTTGACCAGATCATTGCTATACAGGAAGATATTGATGCAAAAAGGGCTTTAGTAGATGGGACTACATCCATTGGTTTTTATCTACAGGACCCTGCAAAGATAAGGGTCGAGCTTCTGAAATTAAGCACAACTCTTGAAATCCTCGGGCTGACCTCGCTGATGACATGCGAAATCATTGATGAGACCCAGGCCAGCAGGTTCGGTGTTGAAACATTCGTAACTGAAGGTACCATTTTGATGTACTATAAGCGAGCTGATGCGGTAAGGGTGCGCAGTGTAGAAATATTCAAGATGAGAGGTACAAACCACAGTCAGAATATCCATCCGTATGATATCACATCAACCGGCATAGTGGTTCATCCAAGGGAAGAAGTATACGCACCATAA
- the hxlB gene encoding 6-phospho-3-hexuloisomerase codes for MRRKKECETTIESMNFIAEHIEKFASKLDKSSVTSLVNGITGARKIFLMGAGRSGLAARAFAMRLMHMGFDVYVVGETTTPAVQPEDLVIAVSGSGETPSIASLGAIAKKIGSKLATITSNKDSTLGKISDIVVVVPGRPKEDIDYEDYHERRMIGYTQLAPLGTIFEITALVFLDAVVSELMVKTGASEEDLKLRHTRFE; via the coding sequence ATGAGACGAAAGAAGGAATGTGAAACAACCATTGAATCGATGAATTTTATCGCAGAACATATTGAGAAATTTGCTTCGAAACTGGATAAGAGTTCTGTGACATCTCTCGTGAATGGCATAACGGGAGCGCGGAAAATATTCCTTATGGGCGCGGGAAGATCGGGGCTCGCCGCCCGGGCTTTCGCAATGAGATTGATGCATATGGGCTTTGATGTTTATGTTGTAGGTGAGACCACGACCCCGGCCGTACAGCCAGAAGACCTTGTGATCGCTGTATCAGGTTCAGGAGAGACCCCATCCATAGCAAGTCTTGGCGCGATCGCCAAAAAGATCGGCTCAAAGCTGGCTACCATAACTTCCAATAAGGATTCTACGCTGGGTAAGATCTCGGATATTGTTGTTGTCGTGCCGGGAAGACCCAAGGAAGACATTGATTACGAGGATTATCATGAACGCAGGATGATAGGCTATACACAATTGGCACCCCTTGGAACTATTTTTGAGATAACCGCACTTGTTTTTCTTGATGCTGTTGTTTCGGAGTTGATGGTAAAGACAGGCGCCAGCGAGGAAGATCTGAAATTGCGGCATACCAGATTTGAGTGA
- a CDS encoding cobyric acid synthase, with protein sequence MTKNLMIVGTSSHVGKSMLVTALCRILSRRYRVAPFKAQNMSLNSWITRDGREIGIAQAIQANAAGVEPSADMNPVLLKPKGSHISQVVILGKPYADKKAGDYYDSIGEMMSIVGEAYNRLASAYDVIVIEGAGGAAEINLYHRDIVNIGMARLVHPEMILVGDIERGGVFASIYGTLQLLPEDVKPLIRGIIINKFRGDKSLLEPGVRQLEELTGLPVIGVIPYTDIKIPSEDSVSIKDKTRNGHPVRIAVIRLSHISNFTDFEPLEKQADIRYVDPGEELDEPDAIIIPGTKNTIDDLMELTSTGMDKKIIEEAGKGTPVFGICGGYQILGEEIVDSGIEGTTGVCSIKGLGLLNVSTRFGIYEKQTRQVDMIISGNGGILGPLKGEKVRGYEIHMGETLIKSSHEKAVHNAFGDDGCVSENGLVIGTYLHGLFENRNIKDSFLSYLYKRKGMIFKSEDVGDKIEELAGFVEHQIDMDFIYHMLED encoded by the coding sequence ATGACAAAAAATCTCATGATCGTCGGGACAAGCTCCCACGTCGGAAAAAGCATGCTTGTGACCGCTCTTTGCAGGATACTGTCAAGAAGATACAGAGTCGCCCCTTTCAAGGCCCAGAACATGAGCCTCAATTCCTGGATAACCCGTGACGGCAGGGAGATAGGGATCGCCCAGGCCATCCAGGCAAACGCTGCGGGGGTAGAACCCAGTGCAGATATGAATCCTGTTCTTTTAAAGCCGAAAGGCTCGCATATTTCTCAGGTCGTTATCCTGGGAAAACCGTATGCGGACAAAAAGGCAGGGGATTACTACGATTCGATCGGTGAAATGATGTCGATAGTTGGCGAAGCGTATAATAGACTTGCTTCGGCTTACGATGTGATCGTGATTGAAGGAGCTGGCGGGGCGGCTGAAATAAACCTGTACCACAGGGATATCGTGAATATAGGTATGGCGAGGCTGGTCCATCCCGAAATGATACTGGTTGGCGATATTGAACGCGGCGGCGTGTTCGCAAGTATCTATGGAACATTGCAATTGCTTCCCGAAGACGTGAAGCCGCTCATTCGCGGAATAATAATAAACAAATTCAGAGGAGATAAAAGCCTGCTTGAGCCGGGAGTAAGGCAACTTGAAGAACTTACAGGTCTGCCGGTTATCGGGGTTATTCCATACACGGATATAAAGATCCCGTCTGAAGATTCCGTGTCCATAAAGGATAAGACCAGAAACGGTCACCCGGTCAGGATAGCCGTGATACGACTATCGCACATTTCTAACTTCACGGATTTTGAACCTCTTGAGAAACAAGCTGATATCAGATATGTCGATCCGGGGGAAGAACTCGATGAACCTGATGCTATCATAATCCCCGGTACGAAAAACACTATCGACGACCTTATGGAGCTGACCTCAACAGGTATGGATAAAAAAATAATTGAAGAGGCAGGAAAAGGGACTCCAGTTTTTGGAATATGTGGAGGATACCAGATCCTGGGAGAGGAAATAGTAGATAGTGGAATTGAAGGCACAACAGGGGTCTGTTCGATAAAAGGTCTGGGTCTTCTCAATGTTTCCACACGATTTGGCATTTATGAGAAACAGACAAGGCAGGTTGATATGATCATATCGGGTAATGGTGGGATCCTGGGGCCTTTAAAAGGGGAGAAAGTGAGGGGATATGAGATCCACATGGGTGAAACCTTGATAAAATCGTCCCACGAGAAAGCTGTTCACAATGCCTTCGGCGATGACGGATGCGTGAGTGAAAACGGTCTTGTCATAGGGACTTACCTTCACGGCCTCTTCGAAAATAGGAATATTAAAGACTCATTCCTCAGTTATTTATATAAACGGAAAGGTATGATATTTAAGAGTGAAGACGTCGGCGATAAGATAGAAGAATTGGCAGGATTTGTTGAGCACCAGATAGATATGGACTTCATATACCACATGCTGGAGGATTAA
- a CDS encoding flavodoxin family protein produces the protein MAEKIRLFGISGSPRNAATDYIIREALRHASEKYQAETEYFSAQGKELNFCIHCDYCIREKKGCIHNDDMVEVYEKLRWADALIIGTPVYQGTLSGQTKVIMDRCRAIAAQDLHFIQNKPGAALAVGGDRIGGQEPSIQAILNFYVINEAIPVGGGSFGANLGGAFWSRDLGAEGARDDEEGLKSMRKTVNRLMNLASMLRENRL, from the coding sequence ATGGCAGAAAAAATAAGACTTTTTGGTATTTCGGGAAGTCCAAGGAATGCAGCAACTGATTACATAATCCGTGAAGCTTTGCGCCATGCTTCAGAGAAATATCAGGCAGAGACCGAATATTTCTCGGCTCAAGGGAAAGAATTGAACTTCTGCATCCACTGCGATTACTGTATCCGGGAGAAAAAAGGCTGCATCCACAATGACGACATGGTGGAGGTCTATGAAAAACTGAGATGGGCTGATGCTCTGATAATAGGCACACCGGTTTATCAGGGGACGTTGAGCGGCCAGACAAAGGTCATAATGGACAGGTGCAGGGCAATAGCTGCGCAGGATCTGCATTTTATCCAGAACAAGCCAGGTGCGGCACTGGCTGTCGGGGGAGACCGTATAGGAGGCCAGGAACCATCGATCCAGGCAATACTCAACTTTTATGTTATAAATGAGGCCATCCCTGTGGGAGGAGGCTCGTTCGGTGCAAACTTGGGTGGAGCCTTCTGGTCAAGAGACCTCGGTGCAGAGGGGGCAAGGGATGATGAGGAAGGTTTAAAAAGCATGCGCAAGACTGTTAATAGATTGATGAACCTGGCTTCAATGCTGAGAGAAAATAGATTATGA
- a CDS encoding ribose 1,5-bisphosphate isomerase produces MKKLLETVQKIRSMEIRGAGSIARTAAAELRDYAGRVAASDIDVFNEKMKHAAELLAGTRPTAVSLPNAVRAVMRYEGETVEEANSSIKKLADEFIRNSENAIKRIGEIGARRVRNGDTIMTHCNSAAAISIIAEAHAQGKQINVIATESRPRLQGHITIKQLDALGIKTSLIVDSAVRYFMKDIDLVIMGADAITANGSVINKIGTSQLALAAHEARKNVIIAAETYKFSPKTLLGELVEIEERDSSEVISREKLEVFSNVSVRNPAFDVTPREYIDLIITEVGAIPPEMAYVIIKDYLGYGIEEMNSNGTKK; encoded by the coding sequence ATGAAAAAGCTTCTGGAGACCGTGCAAAAGATAAGATCCATGGAAATCCGTGGCGCTGGAAGTATTGCACGGACAGCAGCTGCTGAACTTCGGGATTATGCAGGGCGCGTTGCGGCAAGCGACATAGATGTATTCAATGAAAAAATGAAACATGCTGCCGAACTTCTTGCTGGCACGCGTCCCACGGCTGTATCCCTGCCAAATGCAGTGAGGGCAGTTATGAGGTATGAAGGCGAGACTGTTGAGGAGGCAAATTCCAGCATTAAAAAGCTGGCGGATGAATTTATCCGTAATTCAGAGAACGCAATCAAGCGGATAGGTGAGATAGGGGCGCGGAGGGTGCGCAACGGAGATACGATAATGACGCACTGTAATTCAGCAGCTGCTATCTCGATAATCGCCGAAGCACATGCGCAGGGAAAGCAAATCAATGTCATAGCTACGGAATCGCGACCCAGATTGCAGGGACATATTACGATCAAGCAGCTTGATGCCCTGGGGATCAAGACTTCGCTGATAGTGGATTCCGCTGTGCGTTATTTCATGAAGGATATTGACCTTGTGATAATGGGTGCTGACGCCATAACGGCCAATGGTTCGGTCATCAACAAGATAGGGACTTCCCAGTTAGCGCTGGCTGCCCACGAAGCCCGGAAAAATGTCATTATCGCTGCCGAAACCTATAAATTCAGCCCGAAAACCTTGCTGGGTGAGCTTGTTGAGATAGAAGAGCGGGATAGCAGCGAAGTAATCAGCAGGGAAAAACTGGAAGTGTTTTCAAACGTCAGCGTGAGGAACCCTGCGTTCGATGTTACGCCGCGGGAATATATCGATCTCATAATCACGGAGGTTGGGGCAATTCCACCTGAAATGGCATATGTCATTATCAAGGATTATTTGGGCTACGGGATTGAGGAAATGAATTCCAACGGGACGAAAAAATAG
- a CDS encoding HAD-IC family P-type ATPase, whose translation MKIAVVFDSAGTLLRMYRVAKNIKTGEYLNDVVTTDLVGKRPYCALIVMQVDSNKLVNCPPDMLISDFIRKYRIDIEVGCSRANVDKATAISVVENDTLSAMKDLQDVMASVKRKCKNIFYMGVGLVIDTETKSIPYVICTGGKIYSNSCSVIQALTERGIGVFIASGDSMRNLKPLAKNVCIPLECVHEISTPKKKEAIVKRLKEQYDKVIMVGDGINDILALRAADLGVLSIQQTGKCPPLLCEEADVVIRDIKEIVGVIENRVLKI comes from the coding sequence ATGAAAATCGCCGTGGTGTTTGACAGCGCAGGAACTCTGCTTCGCATGTACCGCGTTGCGAAGAATATAAAAACCGGAGAGTACCTCAATGATGTCGTAACTACCGACCTTGTCGGGAAAAGGCCATACTGCGCTCTTATCGTAATGCAGGTGGATTCAAATAAACTGGTCAACTGCCCGCCTGACATGCTGATTTCAGATTTTATCAGGAAATACAGAATCGATATAGAGGTCGGATGTTCGAGGGCAAATGTGGATAAGGCCACTGCTATATCAGTGGTTGAAAATGACACCCTGTCTGCTATGAAAGACTTGCAGGATGTAATGGCGTCTGTCAAACGGAAGTGCAAGAATATTTTCTACATGGGTGTGGGATTGGTCATCGACACTGAAACAAAAAGCATCCCGTATGTCATTTGCACCGGGGGGAAAATTTATTCCAATTCCTGTTCTGTGATTCAGGCTCTCACCGAACGGGGTATCGGGGTATTTATCGCATCCGGCGACAGCATGCGAAACCTGAAGCCTCTTGCTAAGAATGTATGTATACCGCTTGAATGCGTTCATGAGATTTCCACACCAAAGAAAAAAGAAGCGATCGTGAAGAGATTGAAAGAACAATACGATAAAGTGATAATGGTGGGGGATGGGATCAATGACATCCTTGCATTGCGCGCAGCGGATCTGGGGGTGCTTTCGATACAGCAGACAGGTAAATGCCCGCCTCTGCTTTGCGAGGAGGCAGATGTGGTGATAAGGGATATTAAGGAGATAGTTGGGGTTATTGAAAATAGGGTTCTCAAGATCTGA